The Paenibacillus tianjinensis genome has a window encoding:
- a CDS encoding precorrin-2 dehydrogenase/sirohydrochlorin ferrochelatase family protein → MGYYMPVMLDLRGQKVIVIGGGAVAERRVLALLDAGAEVVVVSPSLSGALTALAEAGGLSWMNRSYAPGDLRGAFLVYAASSNDAVNEEVAAEARSLGLPVNVASRAEAGNFITPGVLRRGRLTVAVSTSGAGPSAAARITEQLSEVLGEEYEPYLDFLHQLRTEIKRREPSAEVRGRLLRRLSRLDVLNEMRQGTFIEWTPQDVEAWIAGNRGD, encoded by the coding sequence ATGGGCTATTATATGCCGGTGATGCTGGATCTCAGGGGACAGAAGGTAATTGTTATCGGCGGTGGAGCCGTAGCGGAGCGCAGGGTGCTGGCGCTCCTTGATGCGGGGGCGGAGGTTGTTGTTGTCAGTCCTTCGCTGAGTGGGGCGCTTACCGCGCTCGCTGAGGCCGGCGGGTTAAGCTGGATGAACCGCAGCTATGCACCCGGTGATCTCCGGGGGGCTTTTTTGGTATATGCCGCGAGTAGTAATGACGCGGTGAATGAGGAAGTGGCTGCAGAGGCGCGTTCACTTGGACTTCCGGTGAATGTGGCCAGCCGGGCTGAAGCGGGGAATTTCATCACACCCGGCGTTCTGCGCCGGGGACGGCTGACTGTAGCCGTCTCGACTTCAGGCGCAGGGCCGTCTGCCGCGGCCAGAATTACGGAGCAGCTGAGCGAGGTGCTGGGTGAGGAATACGAACCGTACCTGGATTTTTTGCATCAGCTGCGCACCGAGATCAAGCGGCGCGAGCCCTCGGCTGAGGTGCGGGGGCGGCTTCTGCGCAGGCTTAGCCGGCTGGACGTGTTGAATGAGATGCGGCAGGGCACCTTTATAGAGTGGACTCCGCAGGATGTGGAGGCGTGGATCGCCGGGAACCGGGGCGATTAG
- the ccsA gene encoding cytochrome c biogenesis protein CcsA has translation MQLLNGIYDTALLLYALSLLFIFSDCLRRNPGGKRIGTGLLAVVGVLQSGGLAVRFSQERGLPIFTPYDFLFWFSFSIVVTSLAVAYTRGGEFTILLLSGAGFSVFLLNRVWLTAADHSLESWSAVHGWLAMHIILANLSFGALTLGTVFAIMYLFLHTKLKNKKWDDRIRRLPSLETMDKYSYSAILAGVPLLIISLLLAATSIIAEGRTPLFQDSKVLTTLLGLGVYVIYIVLKRSGRRSGTIMARWAISGYAFIILNFLLNSLSEFHGWGGR, from the coding sequence ATGCAACTGCTGAACGGAATATATGATACTGCTCTGCTGCTATATGCCCTGAGCCTGCTGTTTATTTTCTCGGATTGCCTTCGGCGTAATCCGGGCGGAAAGCGGATAGGCACAGGGCTTCTTGCCGTTGTGGGTGTTTTGCAATCCGGGGGGCTTGCCGTTCGCTTCTCCCAGGAGAGGGGCCTGCCGATCTTTACTCCCTATGACTTCCTGTTCTGGTTCTCCTTCAGTATCGTTGTGACATCGCTGGCCGTTGCGTATACACGCGGCGGTGAATTCACCATTCTGCTGCTCAGCGGAGCCGGCTTCAGTGTATTTTTGCTGAACCGGGTATGGCTGACCGCGGCGGATCATAGCCTAGAAAGCTGGAGTGCAGTACATGGCTGGCTGGCGATGCATATAATTTTGGCCAATCTGAGCTTTGGCGCACTGACACTGGGGACCGTATTTGCGATAATGTACCTGTTCCTGCACACGAAGCTCAAAAATAAAAAGTGGGATGACCGTATCCGCCGCCTGCCGAGTCTGGAAACGATGGACAAATATTCGTATTCCGCGATTCTTGCCGGTGTGCCGCTGCTGATCATCTCTCTGCTGCTGGCGGCTACGTCGATTATCGCTGAGGGGCGGACGCCGCTGTTTCAGGATTCCAAGGTGCTGACGACACTGCTCGGGCTGGGGGTATATGTTATTTATATTGTCCTCAAACGGTCCGGACGGAGAAGCGGCACCATTATGGCCCGCTGGGCTATATCCGGCTACGCCTTCATTATCCTCAACTTCCTGCTGAATTCGTTGTCTGAATTTCATGGCTGGGGCGGGAGGTGA
- the hemA gene encoding glutamyl-tRNA reductase: MHIVVVGLNYRTAPVEVREQFAFAEKDLPAALHQLMKTKSVLEGVIVATCNRTEIYVVVDRLHMCGYFIRSFIEQWFHVKSEQFTQHMYIYEDEQAIAHLFRVTCGLDSMVIGETQILGQVRNSFLTAQSEGVTGTWFNQLFKQAVTLGKRAHSETSIGESAVSVSYAAVELGKRIFGMFTGKRVLILGAGKMSELTVKHLYSSGAAEVIVANRTLARAVELAEKFSGKPSTIDEALKHLDDVDIIISSTGAEGYVLTADQVAAGMKRRPSRPLFMIDIAVPRDIDPAASSVPDVFLYDIDDLEGIVESNLEMRRSEAAKIEVMIAGEMDEFQVWLKTLGVRPVIRALQDKSNGIYEETMDSLFNKLPELDEHQRKVIRRLTKSIVNQMMHDPINVIKEMSGGSQGNEALEYFTQIFALQEQLEAGPGGSGNAPVQQNDKERASTDFNVPKTVFAPAGLLGG; this comes from the coding sequence ATGCATATTGTCGTCGTTGGCCTGAATTACCGTACGGCTCCCGTTGAGGTGAGAGAGCAGTTCGCTTTTGCAGAGAAGGACTTGCCCGCAGCGCTTCATCAGCTGATGAAGACCAAAAGCGTGCTGGAAGGGGTCATTGTGGCCACCTGCAACCGGACGGAAATTTATGTGGTCGTAGACCGGCTTCATATGTGCGGATATTTCATCCGCAGCTTCATAGAGCAGTGGTTTCATGTGAAAAGTGAACAATTTACGCAACATATGTATATATACGAAGATGAGCAGGCGATTGCCCATCTGTTCCGTGTGACCTGTGGTCTGGATTCAATGGTAATCGGGGAGACGCAGATTCTGGGACAGGTACGCAATTCTTTTTTGACTGCACAGAGTGAGGGTGTGACCGGTACCTGGTTTAACCAGCTGTTCAAACAGGCGGTGACTCTCGGCAAACGGGCGCACAGTGAGACCTCCATCGGAGAAAGTGCCGTTTCGGTCAGCTATGCGGCTGTCGAGCTGGGCAAGCGGATCTTCGGCATGTTTACCGGCAAAAGAGTGCTGATCCTCGGCGCAGGCAAAATGAGCGAGCTGACGGTGAAGCATCTGTACAGCAGCGGTGCGGCTGAGGTTATTGTCGCCAACCGTACCCTGGCGCGGGCAGTGGAGCTGGCGGAGAAGTTCTCCGGCAAGCCGAGTACCATTGATGAAGCCCTAAAGCATCTTGATGATGTAGATATTATTATCAGCTCTACGGGAGCAGAGGGTTATGTATTGACTGCTGACCAGGTGGCTGCCGGTATGAAGCGCCGCCCTTCGCGGCCGCTGTTCATGATCGACATTGCCGTTCCGCGTGATATTGATCCGGCGGCCTCGAGCGTACCGGATGTCTTCCTCTATGATATTGATGATCTGGAGGGTATCGTGGAGAGTAACCTTGAGATGCGCCGCAGCGAAGCCGCGAAGATTGAAGTCATGATCGCGGGCGAGATGGACGAATTCCAGGTATGGCTGAAAACACTTGGTGTCAGACCTGTGATCCGTGCGCTGCAGGACAAATCGAACGGAATTTATGAGGAGACGATGGACAGCCTGTTCAACAAGCTGCCTGAGCTGGATGAGCACCAGCGCAAGGTCATCCGCCGTCTGACGAAGAGCATCGTGAACCAGATGATGCATGACCCGATTAACGTCATTAAGGAAATGTCCGGCGGCAGTCAGGGAAATGAAGCTCTGGAGTATTTCACCCAAATCTTCGCCCTGCAGGAGCAGCTTGAAGCCGGCCCAGGCGGAAGCGGTAATGCTCCGGTGCAGCAGAATGACAAAGAACGTGCTTCTACTGACTTCAATGTGCCTAAGACCGTCTTTGCTCCGGCAGGCCTGCTGGGCGGGTGA
- a CDS encoding protein phosphatase 2C domain-containing protein produces the protein MDSMSQWKMETYSLQGDGEWNEDSLVVNESARIYGVVDGATSLSPYRNQEGFTGGYLAARLAATYFTATCQQPLELTAIEANERLREAMEAEGVDITDSSALWSAAYVIIKVHAYSIDYIQSGDCMLLCRYRDGSVRALTHTQVAHIDQKTLNRMAELHAGGVTDPVELRRLLTPMLQDNRRKANTLEGYGVMNGSPDFPLFLEKGTFNRANVESLYLISDGLFTGAAGWESLIADIDRKGLQRCANDIYAAEQEDAMLQKVPRLKISDDKTGLVLRFI, from the coding sequence ATGGACAGCATGAGCCAGTGGAAAATGGAGACTTATTCATTACAAGGAGACGGCGAGTGGAATGAGGATTCGCTGGTAGTTAATGAATCGGCGCGTATATACGGAGTTGTGGATGGAGCGACCTCACTTTCACCTTACCGGAATCAGGAGGGATTTACCGGCGGATATTTGGCTGCCCGGCTTGCTGCCACGTATTTTACAGCTACCTGCCAGCAGCCGTTAGAGCTTACAGCCATCGAAGCCAACGAGCGTTTGCGGGAGGCGATGGAAGCTGAAGGTGTGGATATTACGGATTCTTCTGCACTCTGGTCTGCTGCTTACGTCATCATCAAAGTACATGCGTATTCCATAGACTATATACAGTCCGGAGACTGCATGCTGCTGTGCAGGTACAGGGATGGTTCGGTAAGAGCGCTCACCCATACACAGGTGGCCCATATTGATCAGAAGACACTGAACCGGATGGCAGAGCTGCATGCAGGAGGGGTAACAGATCCGGTGGAGCTCCGGAGGCTGCTTACGCCAATGCTTCAGGATAACCGCAGAAAGGCTAACACGCTGGAAGGATACGGAGTGATGAACGGCAGTCCGGATTTCCCGCTTTTCCTGGAGAAAGGGACGTTCAACCGGGCGAATGTGGAGAGCCTCTATCTCATTAGCGATGGTCTGTTTACGGGTGCTGCGGGGTGGGAGAGTCTTATTGCCGATATCGATCGGAAAGGGCTTCAGCGCTGCGCAAATGACATTTATGCTGCTGAACAGGAGGATGCAATGCTGCAGAAAGTTCCCCGCCTGAAAATATCGGATGATAAAACAGGTCTGGTGCTGCGCTTTATCTGA
- a CDS encoding phosphoribosyltransferase yields MSALLARLSESISKAKNVRIYKNKDTAYDFKLYPFGERGTYIDPELISEITDNLASSITEQFPAFDYIVSPEPGGHTWGMLAAYKLMKPMNILRLSTELYENYEVCIKRETAYNENYIYFDGFTAGDRVLILDDVISSGATIRCIAQQMADMGVELVGVQGILAKGEHYKQLEADYGIPVRVLSKV; encoded by the coding sequence ATGAGCGCATTACTTGCAAGACTCAGCGAATCGATCAGCAAGGCCAAAAACGTGAGGATTTATAAAAATAAAGACACCGCCTATGATTTCAAGCTGTATCCTTTTGGCGAACGGGGCACATATATCGATCCCGAGCTGATCAGTGAAATTACCGACAATCTGGCCAGCAGCATTACAGAGCAGTTCCCCGCTTTCGATTATATTGTTTCGCCCGAGCCGGGCGGTCACACCTGGGGCATGCTGGCAGCCTACAAGCTGATGAAGCCGATGAATATTCTGCGCCTCAGCACCGAGCTGTACGAGAATTACGAGGTTTGCATTAAGCGGGAGACGGCTTATAACGAGAACTATATTTATTTTGACGGATTCACAGCCGGAGATCGGGTACTTATTCTTGATGATGTGATCAGCTCAGGCGCAACGATCCGCTGCATCGCCCAGCAAATGGCGGATATGGGGGTAGAACTCGTCGGGGTGCAGGGTATTCTGGCCAAAGGTGAGCACTACAAACAGCTGGAAGCGGACTATGGAATCCCGGTGCGGGTGCTGTCCAAAGTGTAA
- a CDS encoding IMP dehydrogenase, translated as MAYYYDQPSRTFSEFLLVPNLTTKECIPGNVDLRTPVTKFRRGETPALTMNLPVTSAVMQAVSDHNMAIALAKSGGISFIYGSQSVEQQVEMVRRVKKFKAGFVLSDSNLRPEDTLKDVLALKNRSGHSTIAITDNGEPTGKLMGIVTSRDYRENRLPQECPITEFMTPLSALIYAEEGITLTEANDMIWDHKLNCLPIVNSSGHLVHLVFRKDYDSHQEYPLELHDSNKQLIVGAGINSRDYKERVPALVEAGADVLCIDSSDGYSEWQAETIHYIKETFGETVKVGAGNVVDKEGFLYLVEAGADFIKVGIGGGSICITREQKGIGRGQASSVIEVAAARQEYYEQTGIYVPICSDGGIVHDYHIVLALAMGADFVMLGRYFARFDESPGRKLLVGGNFVKEYWGEGSSRARNWQRYDFGNADKESKLEFEEGVDSFIPYAGRLKDNLDLSISKIKSTMCNCGALTIPQLQKHAKITLVSSTTIYEGGAHDVMLKEKDRTS; from the coding sequence ATGGCTTATTATTATGATCAGCCGTCCAGAACGTTCAGCGAGTTCCTGCTCGTTCCGAACCTGACGACCAAAGAATGCATTCCCGGGAATGTAGATCTCAGAACCCCTGTGACCAAATTCCGGCGCGGCGAAACTCCGGCGCTGACCATGAACCTGCCGGTTACCTCCGCGGTGATGCAGGCGGTTTCCGACCATAATATGGCTATAGCCCTGGCCAAAAGCGGGGGAATCTCTTTCATCTATGGCTCCCAATCCGTGGAGCAACAGGTGGAGATGGTCCGCAGGGTCAAGAAGTTCAAAGCCGGTTTTGTCCTGAGCGACTCCAACCTGCGTCCGGAGGATACACTGAAGGATGTGCTGGCCCTTAAAAACCGCAGCGGCCATTCTACCATCGCCATTACCGATAACGGAGAGCCGACCGGCAAGCTTATGGGCATTGTCACCAGCCGCGACTACCGCGAGAACCGCCTGCCGCAGGAATGTCCGATTACCGAATTCATGACACCGCTGTCCGCCCTGATCTACGCCGAAGAGGGGATTACACTGACTGAAGCCAATGATATGATCTGGGACCATAAGCTGAACTGCCTGCCGATCGTGAACAGCAGTGGACATCTGGTGCATCTGGTCTTCCGCAAGGACTATGACAGCCACCAGGAATATCCGCTGGAGCTCCATGACAGCAACAAGCAGCTGATCGTCGGCGCGGGTATCAACTCCCGGGATTACAAGGAACGGGTGCCGGCGCTGGTCGAAGCGGGAGCAGATGTGCTCTGCATCGACTCCTCTGACGGTTATTCCGAATGGCAGGCGGAGACGATCCATTATATTAAGGAAACCTTCGGGGAGACAGTGAAGGTCGGAGCCGGCAATGTCGTCGACAAAGAAGGGTTCCTCTACCTGGTCGAAGCCGGAGCGGACTTCATCAAGGTCGGCATCGGCGGCGGCTCGATCTGCATTACCCGTGAGCAAAAGGGCATTGGCCGCGGCCAGGCCTCCTCCGTCATTGAGGTAGCGGCAGCCCGGCAGGAATATTATGAGCAAACAGGCATCTATGTCCCGATCTGCTCCGATGGCGGCATCGTCCATGACTACCATATCGTGCTGGCACTGGCTATGGGCGCTGACTTTGTTATGCTGGGCCGTTATTTTGCCAGATTCGACGAGAGCCCGGGCCGCAAGCTGCTCGTCGGCGGGAACTTCGTCAAAGAATATTGGGGCGAAGGCTCCAGCCGGGCCCGCAACTGGCAAAGATACGACTTCGGGAACGCCGACAAAGAGAGCAAGCTCGAGTTCGAAGAGGGTGTGGATTCCTTCATCCCTTATGCCGGCAGACTCAAAGACAACCTGGACCTCAGCATCAGCAAAATCAAATCTACCATGTGCAACTGCGGTGCGCTGACCATTCCCCAGCTGCAGAAGCATGCCAAAATCACCCTCGTTTCATCAACTACCATCTACGAAGGCGGGGCACATGATGTTATGCTTAAGGAGAAGGATCGAACATCCTGA
- the hpt gene encoding hypoxanthine phosphoribosyltransferase has product MKELRKVLVSKAQLESRVKELGAAISRDYEGKELVLIGILKGAAVFMADLMREITFPVAIDYMSVSSYGSSSTTSGVITIKQDINTDIRGKHVLLVEDLIDTGLTLQHLGQLFALREAASVSICTILSKPSRRLADIPIDYCGIEIPDEFVVGYGLDYAEQYRNLPEVWIVETEEQQ; this is encoded by the coding sequence ATGAAGGAACTTCGCAAGGTACTGGTTAGCAAAGCCCAGCTTGAGAGCCGGGTAAAGGAGCTGGGCGCAGCCATCTCACGCGATTATGAAGGCAAAGAGCTCGTGCTCATTGGCATTCTGAAAGGTGCCGCCGTATTCATGGCCGACCTGATGCGGGAAATCACCTTCCCCGTGGCCATTGATTATATGTCCGTCTCCAGCTACGGCAGCAGCTCCACCACATCAGGTGTAATTACAATTAAGCAGGACATTAACACCGACATTCGTGGCAAGCATGTGCTGCTCGTCGAGGATCTGATCGACACCGGGCTCACCCTGCAGCACCTGGGGCAGCTGTTCGCCCTCCGCGAAGCGGCAAGCGTGTCTATCTGCACCATCCTCAGCAAGCCCTCCCGCCGTCTGGCCGATATTCCCATCGACTACTGCGGCATCGAGATCCCCGACGAATTCGTCGTCGGCTACGGCCTCGACTATGCCGAACAGTACCGCAACCTGCCGGAGGTATGGATTGTGGAGACTGAGGAACAGCAGTAG